The DNA region CAAAAGGTTGCACTGTTTGTTTGACATATGGAACGTGCCTATGATCAATGAGGACTCATCGCAGCAAAAAAGTTTGCTTAAGTAATATGGGGGCATAATATCGATCCATACACAAAGGCGGTCACAAACACGATTGATGAGGTCGACTACTCATCATGTGGGCCAAAGACCACTCAATATCCCATATTTGAAAGAGATGAGGATCTTGGTGCGTTTATAAGACCCAAGAGCACCCCTCCCATCGAAGAGACACATTTTGTGTAAAGGGCGCAAAAATGTGCAGATTACACACAAAGTGAGACGATACCTCTTAGTCGAACTTTCCGCCCACTTTGGGAATCTTGGACACACATGATGAGCCCACCTAATTAATGATCGATAACATGACTATGAGAGATAATATATAGGAATTGTGAAAATGAACTTGACACTTACTAGAAAAATGACAAAGGTTTGTTGATACTTCCTTGAAGAGGGATTGCCAGGAGCAGTCCATTTGCACCCATAAAATTTGCTGGCAAGGGGGAATGCGCAATTCCTTTGACTAAAAATATAATCAGACCAAAGTTTCGGGAATACGGATTTAGTAGGTAGGAAGAGGGCGTTACCCGCAGCATATAGACAAGAAAATTACCAAACAAAatactgaaaaaataaaataacataaaaagaCAACATTGCCTTCGAAAGGTTATCGCCTTgaacaatttttattaatagatATTATATGAATATCCGTACGTATTTTATATGGAAATGTCAAataaatcttttaatttttttgatggATAAATGTTGTAAATCTTATGGTCTAGAGAATAttacttatttaattttttttattttaacttcATATACTTATctaactttttcttttatttcatttaatttcatatatatttttattggaaaaagACTTTGTAGATGGAGAATTCAATATTAATTAGGTAACGATGAGTGAGGACTAGATTTTcgttttcccatttttttttactttgtttTGGTCTATATAGGTAGTAATCCACCTACCATCAGGGGTGATAACTTAGGCTGCGTTTGatttgttagtgtgattttaaaatcatgattttgattttgattttgattttgattttgattgtggaaaaagacaaatgagatggtattataaatttgacttgggaaacgtgtatttttgttgtgtagtgaattgagttaaaatcaaaatcataattctaaaatcagtCTAACTTTTCAAACTCAGTCTTAATGATTTCAAGTTCACTCCCATGTGACATGGAGACCCCCAAGTCTCGAATTCAAATCTCCCAATGACATATGTTAGGGTGGGCTCTTTGACTTGGACTTAGGGTCATCTCAGACTCCTGTAAATTATACTAGGCCCCTGTTGGTTCTACGTTGACGGAACTAGTACTTATGATGGTTGTTCAGTTTGTGCTACGCTTACGGGGCCAGTACTTGCACTGATTGTTCAGTTTGTCTGATATGTTCACAGCTGAACACGAGAATCCGAAAATTGCGTAGTGGAAGGCGGAAATATTGTCATCTGCCCACCATTTtaactatataaaaaaaaaaaggtagtAATCTGCCCGTGCAGCTACTGAGTCTGGTTTTGACCTATTGTTTTGGGCTATTCTTTGGGCGGGTGTTCTTCTATGTATAATCTTATCTCATTAATGGAATTAccacttatccaaaaataatatctattaAATTCCAACGACGTTACAGCGTGAGAGAAGacgattttaattttgatgagGCAACGGCGTAATATGCCGGCTCGAGAGTTtgttattacatatatataaatccaGTGTAgaacaattaaaattttcatgtatATACACACGTTTTGTACTTCAGGTTATGAATATCATATCTTTTTTCGATAAGCAAATGGCCTAATACAAGAATAGTAAAAGTTAACTAAAGGGATTCCGATGTCCCACCGTTGAGAATTGAATCCAAGATTTTATGGTTTCGCATAATATGCCACTACATCAAGTCTCCTTTCTTAATGATTATGACGATATGTTGAGTCTAATTCTCAAGGAAATTCTTAATGATTATGATGATATGTTGAGTTTAATTCTCAAGGAAATTAGGTTAATGTATACACAAATTCTTTCCCCGCTCTCCTTTCATTGACGACATAGATTTCCAATATAACAAGGAAAAATTGAGGATTTGCGTTCCCCTCCTACcgtgaaaattttctttatatagcGTATGGGTCCTACAACGATCTGGATATGAaagtaatatgtatatataataatgtataccccaaattaattaatgcagTCCAATGAATTAGTATTCTTCAGCGGCATTGCAAGATAATATAATAACTTCGGATGCGGGGATCGTGGTCCAATCacactttatatatatatatatatttgatctTATCCTCAAAATGTTTTCGACTAGTATGTTCGCATTCAATTAATCGGATCGTGTATTTATTGTACGTTACGCATATCTACTTCTTCGATTAGAACTTTtgaactgatgagtttctccTTTCCTTCAAATAGATTCTGGAAGTCGATCTTGTAAATGGATCTTTCTCCTGCGCACATCAGATGAGCAGCTCGGTACGAAAAACTGTCAAATTGGACCTTAACCCAATGTTGAGGTTATTTAGTAAATTAACTCATCCTAAAGAAAAATTGTTCGATAGCATCTACATATCCCGAACTACGGTTGATCATCTTTAATCTATGTTGACCGACGGCATTGCTCGTTAATTTCTTGATGAGAATTCCAAATATATGATGCCGAAAACTATCTGCCATGAGCACTCCTTTTACCGGGGAAAGTGCTATCCTACGACTATCAGCAAACGTAagggctttttttttaaaaaaaataaaaaaattaccgAAGATATTACCTTGCAATGGGATGGAACACTTGAAATTATTCGCTCTCTTAATAAgtgtattttttgaaattggaaCTTGTATTATTCTCTTTACAGAGTTGACCTTATACATCTCGGGCATTTCTAACCCGAAAGGCATTTAGCAGATGCCGTTAGATGCTTTTAGTTTCAacaaattttatcattttcctaTATATCTACTTCGAAGTTTAACTTTTCAAAATCGACCCCTCATAATTAGAACGAGTTGCAACTTATGTTCTAAAATTGAATTGTGACGATTAGCGGCATCCTACTTCATGTTACTTTGGCATATTAATTGCCATACCCAAATCGAACCCTATTCAGTTGCCAAAAAGTACCACCGTCTCGActgttaaattaaatttttatgcCATTAAACTCCCTTCACGTTAGACTATAGTATACCTTAATTAGTAGGTTATTCTTTGGCTCTAATTGATTACAGGCTTATTTAGGCCAATCCAAGAGCTTTCTTTCACTTATaatcagtttttttttcctccttcaTCTTCCGAAATTGTGCAAAAATATGATCTTCCCGATCTCTTAATATAGAGTTTAGTAAATCAAGTTTCTTATGAGGATTCAATTACACGAATAGAGAATGAAAGTACAAGGGCTTATTAAACTACATCGACTGAAGTAGGATGAGTTAATTTACCAAATAAGATAGGTTACCAAGGCCAGTTGCCAGTCGTATTCTAAATATGAGGGGAGAATTACAACTCGTACTAAACTTTGGGGGTTTAACTGCTCAAACTCAAGCTTCGAGGGCAACCATTTCTTCTTGTAGCCAACGACGTGTCGTTTTACCAATTCGGGAAGTCAAAAGGGTCAGCGAGACGACAGCGGCAAGTAAAGCAACCGTTTTTTAAAGTGCAGGCAGGcctccttctctctccctccggtcttcttcttcttcttcccctgaCACCTAACCGTCGTCGGAAGTCTGTTAGTTGAAACCAGGggctagagagagaaagtgagCTGTGGAGGAGATGAAGTAAGAGCAGCCCGCGAAACCCACTTAATtattcccttctctctctctctataccTTCTTGTCAAATCTGCTACTTCCCCTTCATCAATCCACCAAAAAAATGAACCCTTTTACCATTTCTTTCCCTGTGCTTGATCGGCCGACTCCCCCATTCATCAGCACTATCATATATGTCTCTCTCTATATGATCAGAACAGCTTCCCCCGACAGTTGGTTCTTCTTGCTCTTATGGGAAGACCCAAAAACTCCCTCCTCCCCTCCCACAATAACACCAATCTCGGCTTAGCCGAATCCTCCAACGGCATCCGCCACCACCTCGTCGACCACCCTTCACGGGATGTCGAGAACGGGGAGGCCGGGTTCCTCGGTTCGGTGTTCGGGTTCTTGCGCCAGTTCATGTCCAGAGGTGCCGTCCATGACTTTTTGGCTTCGAGATTGGTTCTGTATTTCCGGGCATCAGGATTGGAGTTCTGGGTGGTTCGCTGACAATGTGTTTTTGTGATCTTCCTGGGGTTTTTCAGGGAAGATCGATGGGGGTTCGAGGTCGGAGGCGGAGGAGAAAGTCTACTCGTGGCTGTATGCCCTGGCAAAGTCGAATAGAGACTTGGTGTTCGAGTATGTTCAGTCAACAGAAAGGGGTAAGTTAGATGTTTGTCAAGTTGTACCAATGTGGAATGAATATCTTGAGAGTTGGTCGGTTGATTTTCGGTAGTGGCACCTGGGATCCGGTTATAGGACAACTACCACTGTCACCCGATGGGGCAATGAATCTGTTCGATGAAGTGCCTATATTAGGTCGTCCTTTTCATTGGGGTAATGCAATGAATGCAAACCTATGAGGGCAAAGGCTTGAGTTTGTGAAATTAGGCAGGCCCTTATGAAGAGATTATGACGTTACATGAGGTTGTTCTTTGAAATCTGAGAATCAAAGGAAATCACATCCTTAAACCTCTAGCTGATGCCATAACTGTACATTTTTACCTGAGGATACTAATATAGCCTCGACTGTTTTGATGCTTTGGACCAGGCCTGAGTTTCGCTGAAGCAGAGAGGAGATTGAAAGAAAATGGCCCCAATGCACCTCTTGACAACACTTTTCTCAGCTGGTGGCATCTTCTGTGGAGTGCATTCTTCCACCCATTCAACATAATCCTGATTGTCTTGTCAGTGCTTTCGTACATAACTAGCGATAACCCGAATGGGTGCATTATGCTCGTACTTGTATTCATAAGTGTGTCCCTTCGATTCTATCAGGTAATTGGTATTTCTACTCTGACATATCCTAGTGAATCGGTAATATCTAcgattttcattatttaaaaaatgggCCTGTACTGATTTCTATCAGGAATACAGCAGTTCAAAAGCAGCTATGAAACTCTCGGAATTTGTAAGATGCCCCATTAAAGTTCAGAGATGTGCTGGCAGAGTAGTTCAGACAGAATTAGTGGTTCAAGTTGATCAGAAGGACATTGTTCCTGGAGATATCGTGATTTTTGAACCAGGGGATCTTTTTCCTGGCGATGTGAGGCTATTATCTTCAACGCACCTTGTTGTGAGGTATGTATAGTGAATGCAGAATTTTGTGCAAGATGGATAAAGGAGAAATtctagtttcttagttttctttctTGTGTTGCTCTTTACGGCTAATATTGAAACTATGTCTGTTTATCCCACAGCCAGGCCTCCTTAACAGGGGAGTCCGTAACAACGGAGAAAACAGCTGATATACAAGAAGACGACAGTACCCCCTTGCTCGATTTAAGGAATATCTGCTTCATGGTATGACTTATTCAGTGAGTTTCAACTTTCAAAAACGTCCTCTTTTAAACTAGTTCAGAAATTAGCAGCAGCTGTCCCAATTCAGTTCCCTTATCCTGCCTTTTGGATAGTGTGCATGTTGTTAAAGTAGGCTGAGCAACATTATAAGCACCGCGCCATTTTGGCTAATGTAAACTAAGTATATCCTTCCATGGCATCAGAGAGTTGGTTTTGCTTTTGACTTtgtaacttttattttgtttattcttGTTTCTCCCTTAAGTTATTTGAGAATGCCCTGACTGACACATCAGATGGACTGCCAGCACCTCTTGACCTATATGGCTACATTATCATATACCTTCATAAACTTGTTCAAGCTTTTAGCATAAACGGAAGCATAACACATATAAATGCTGCACAGTTTGGTTAATCATGTCACAAGGCTATCCAGCAGGATTGTTACCCAACATTTATGTGTTCTGAGTCTTTGAATTGCTTATGATACTTTCTATGGTGGCAACTTCTTATGTGACTTCTTTGCTGAAAGTTAAGAAGCTGAGACTTTAATTTAATCCGGTATAGGGAACAAACGTGGTATCTGGTTGTGGGACCGGCTTAGTTGTTTCAACCGGGTCCAAGACTTACATGAGCACAGTGTTCTCAAGCCTTGGAAAGCAAAAACCTCCAAACGACTTCGAGAAGGGTGTCAGGCGAATATCTTATGTCCTTGTTGGGGTCATGTTAGTAGTCGTCACTATTATCATCTTGACCGTATTTTTAACATCACGCAACCTAAGTGAGAGCTTCCTGTTCGGGATCTCAGTTGCATGTGCCCTCACCCCTCAGATGCTTCCCCTCATCGTCAACACATGCCTTGCTAAAGGGGCGCTTGCTATGGCGAAGGATCGGTGCGTGGTAAAAAGCTTGACTGCAATAAGAGATATGGGATCCATGTAAGCTTGATACTACGCTATTAATGAgatatattatcttttttagGACAAATGCATGAACACCGTCAAGAATATAATCATTAACTGATAAAACTGTTTACATAAACTGTGAGAGACTCCTGGCTAATCATGGAACACCCCATAAAAACATGGAGCCAGATAAAACCTGACCACATTACATCATGGGATGCATCAAGTCCGCCATCTGGTCGATTTCTTTGAACATCTGGAACTGATAATTTAcagtttttcattttatagTTCTGGATCTGTTTGGAtagtttttattaaatttctcGCTTTTCTTTTGCTTGTTCTTTAGGGATATTTTGTGTATCGACAAGACTGGTACACTCACCATGAACCAGGCAATAATGGTAGACCATCTCGACAGTTGGGGTACTCAAAGGGAAGAGGTCTTACGGTTTGCATTTCTAAACTCTTATTTTAAGATGGAGCAGAAGTATCCGCTTGATGATGCAATATTGGCACACGTCTACACAAATGGGTTCAGGTTCCAGCCTTCCAAGTGGGCAAAAGTAAATGAGATCCCCTTCGATTTCATAAGAAGAAGGGTATCAGTCATCATAGAAACAGAATCTGCTGCAACAGGGAGGAATAAGAAATCTCTCGAGAGGTTCATGGTAACTAAAGGTGCGCTTGAAGAAGTGTTGAAAGTCTGTTCATATATTGATAGTTTCGATAATGGTGGGATTATTCCATTTTCTTTCGAAGAGTGCCAGCGGATTCTAAATTTGAGTGAAGAAATAAGCAATGAGGGACTACGCATTATAGGAGTTGCAATAAAGAAAATAGCTATGGTACGTATCaaaattctctctcttcttagTGAGATAACAGTATGACTGTCCATTTAGTATTTAACAATGCTGAGGAGTCGGTTTGCTTTCTTTATTTCAGCAGCCAAACAATAAAAGGAAGAATGAGGATGGGACCGTAGACTCTGAGTCGGACATGGTGTTCCTTGGCCTAATCACATTCTACGACCCACCCAAGGACACCGCCAAGCAAGCACTATGGCGGTTAGCTGAGAAGGGTGTGAAGGCCAAAGTGTTGACTGGCGACTCCCTCTCCCTCGCGATAAAGGTCTGCAGGGAAGTCGGGATCAGGACAACCCATGTGATCACTGGTCCAGAGCTTGAGCTCATGGACCAAGAGTCCTTCCATGAGACGGTCCATCGTGCCACAGTACTTGCCCGCCTCACCCCGTCCCAGAAGCTCCGTGTTGTGCAGTCCCTGCAAATGGTTGGGAACCACATTGTTGGCTTTTTGGGGGATGGGATTAATGACTCCCTAGCCCTTGACGCAGCGAATGTGGGCATCTCTGTCGACTCTGGAGCCTCCGTAGCCAAGGACTTATCTGACATCATATTGCTTGAGAAGGACCTTAACGTGCTGGTCACGGGGGTAGAACGGGGACGGGCAACGTTTGGAAACACCATGAAGTACATAAAATTGTCCGTGATTGCGAATGTTGGGAGTGTCCTGTCCCTCCTGATTGCAACCTTGTTCCTCCAGTTTGAGCCCCTAACGCCAAGGCAGCTTCTCGCCCAAAATTTTCTGTACAGCATCGGTCAGATTGCAATCCCATGGGACAAGATGGAGGAGGACTACATCAAGAAACCGCAGAAGTGGTCACAGAAGGACCTCCCGATCTTCATACTGTGGAACGGACCGCTCTGCACACTGTGCGATGTGGCGACCCTCATGTTCCTCTGGTTCTATTACAATGCTGACCAGGTCTCCCAGGACGTCTTCTTTCGATCGGGTTGGTTCATCGAGGGCCTCCTGATGCAAACTTTAATCATCCACTTGATCCGAACTGAGAAAATCCCCTTTATCCAGGAGGTAGCTGCCTGGCCCGTGATTCTGTCCACGGTGGTGATTTCCTCAATCGGGATAGCGATCCAATTTACAATTATAGGGAGTGTGATGGGGTTTGGCACGGTCCCGTTGTCGTATTTCGGATTCTTGGTCGTGTTATTTTTGGGATATTTTACGATAGGGCAGGTGATCAAGAGGCTTTACATCCTCGTATACAAAAGGTGGCTATAGTATTTCTTTGGACCAATGAAGTCCCTGGGGAAGTCAGTACAGTTAACGATTTTGTTCTCCAGTTGTACATCGACTACGAGTTTGGGCTCAAATTTGTCGACAATTTTGGGTTCTTTCAGGTAGATTCATCAACACATTTTCGTAGGATGTTTGCTAGAGTTCACATTTGTTATTGCAAATAATGCATTTGCATTTGTGCAGAATAAAACGGAGCATAGATTCtgtcttcttcaactctgtcAGGAGCTAACTCCGATCCATTTTGTCCGAAATTACATGCACTCCACATCTCAACAGGAACAAGAAATATTTGTAGCTTTTTTTCCGGTACGGACGCGGGAGGGTTATGGAGGATTATTACGTTGTTTAATAAAATACCTTTCTGACTCGGGATCCAAGCAAACTCTTATTGAAAACTCGAGTTGAGTTCTACCATAAACTTTAAGGGATAATTGCACTATATAGTCTAACGTTTGaaggaatttttatttctaacccaaacttgattttttacttgaGATATCTCAACGTTAACGTATTTGTTTAACATCTAGCCCGATGCTAACTTTtcgtccaaaattgacggaattgcacacgtggcacTTTAATATTGTATgtgttacaaaattaacgtgccacgtgtgcaattccgtcaattttggacgaAAAGTTAATGTCGGGCTATATATGAAACCAACACGTAAACGTTGAGATatatcaggtaaataattaaatttggataaaaattaagaattctTTCAAATATTAGACTATATAACGCAATTAACTCAAACTTTGAAATGCTAGCCACGTGCATGTCCTGGGAAAGCACGATCGACTTTTTCCGATCCCGTGAACTGACTCACCAACCCTTGAGGAAAGGCTTTGGGACAAAAGTGTCCTTTTTTGTGAAGAAAAGAACTGGCCGTATTAGAAGTAAACGTCAATGGGGTTTGGTGGGCTTACAGATCGACCTTTCACGTTGCCTCCAGCTCCGTCACGATTGACTTACAATATAAAGCAACCCTATATAGGAtttagatttatttttttttaactcaacaatCAATGATTTTTCATTGAAAATAATAACGAGTACAAGATAAAACGTACAAgagaatattataataatagaaaaatacaGCACATCATCGTGAGCACTacaaaggaaaaagtaaaggATGAAACACACAGTGTCAAAAGCCTACTAGAGGTCGAAAGCCTTCACAAGATTTAAAATCCTGTTTGGATTTTCAAACACTTAatcttaattttaactttaactttaactttaactcaacaaattacataacaaaaatacatatttctcaagtcaaaaattttaactttaactttaactcaacacactatacaacaaaaacacactttttccaagtcaaatttataatcacatctcatttgtcatttttcacaatcaaaatcaaaatcaaaattaaagttatttttaactctgaatccaaacacacCATAAATGTTTGCCGGGGAATTGCTAGAGGTCAACGTAAGCATTACTTCAAAATTCAGTGTTGAATATATGCACTAAGCCAAGCCATTTTTTACCTAGGTTTCGTAACgatcttatttttttagttataaCAGACACTCATGAacctagtataatgaaatgaaaattctaatagctaataaaaaaGTACACATAATTCCGCTATGAGAATCAAACTTGCATAGTCCTCATTGATATGCGAGGGAGTACGCTTTATTAAGTACTTATATTGGTCGTGGAGTCAACTATATTTATAACTGAGTACTGAACCATCTTTTTTAGGTTATAAGCAACTGAAGTGCATATGCATCCTTCTCTAAGTGCGATAATAGGGAATCAAGGAAAAATGACACCATACATCAcaatttgagaaataattttaccccacatcatattttcaaaaaatttcacgATACatcacgattttttttttaattttcgcCGCATATCATATCGTTACTTTTCTGTCTAAAATTGGATTGAATAGTAATGTTATGACATTTTTAGGGACACTATTACGCAAAAGAAAACTTGAGGGAtttaaacaaaattaaatgaaaaatgtttaaaaaaaacaaaaaagaaaaggaatggGCTGATCGGAAGGGGAGGTCGTGGGGCCTCGCCAGCCACGGCACCCCTGCCGGCAATTGACCCCCAATTGGGGTCGCCGTCTGGCTCAGACCAGGCCGGCGACCCCAATTGGGGGTTGACTGATGGCGAGGGTGCCGGGTGGTCGGCGGGGCCCCACgacctcccccccccccccccccaaatcagccctttccttttcccttttttatttaaacatttttcatttaattttgtttaaaTCCCTCAAGTTTTTTTTATGCAATAGTGTCTCTAAAAATGTCGTAATGTTACCATTCAATCCAATTTTGCATGGAAAAGTAACAATATGATATGcagtgaaaatttaaaaaaaatcgtaatatgtcatgaaaatttttgaaagtATGATGTGGGGTGAAATTGTTTATCAAAGTATGATGTATGGTGCCATtttcccatatatatatatatgtatatatatatatatataagaagtcTATGATTTAGTACAAGAATAAAATAGCAAAGTTAAATAAAGGGACACGAAAGTCCCACTAACGATGATCGAATCCGAAACCTCATGATTCCGGCCAGCGACTTGTGCCGCTACACCAAATTCCCTTCATCGGAATCCACTATTTGTATATGGGTCGATTCCAATGTAAAAGGGCTTTCAACTGGTCCCGGGGAGCACACACAAACTTCTGAATTTGAGCTCGTATAgatagggaaaaaaattacataataaaaGAAGAGAACTCAATATATATCTTGAAAAATCTAACATTGTCAAGTTTaagcataaaaaattaaaaagaaaaattctaacTATGGCAGGATGAATTTTTATCTTCAACATTATCAAGATTCATATGGTGTTATATTGTGTCTTATATTAAGAGTTACATACACAAAATTGGAGAACCCTAAAATTCTATAAAAGTTTATGTGTGAGAAAAAACCAAAAGTTAAAGAACTCACCTCCAGAAGTCTAACTGTAGATGTACTAACATTAACTCGTGTGCGtgtaaaaattgaagaattaTAGTGACAACAATATTTGTAAGATAAGATTGATCATAGTTTATATGTGATACATCCACTATTTATAGCATATCGTATAAAATACAATATAGATAATACATCATATCTCtatctgtaaaaaaaaaaaagacatgatCTGATTTgacttataaaaataaatatataatacatcatATCTAAGAAAATATGACCTaagttgcattttttttttaaaagcaaATATGATCTTAcattatttgttttatttggATCTTTTCATAAAATCTTGTATCTTATATTTTATACTATTCGAGTGAAAGttcaattttgtaattacCAATTTATTTATAGGATGTGTTTGAAAAGTTGAAAGTACCCTTATTTTTCTAATAcataattttaagaaattcaaaaaggagaaaaataatgattgatcctatatctatatataaaaaacaaaaaaacaaaaaaaatcatttttctaaggaatttatatatgttttaaaagataaaaagttTGTTTTTCTAAGAAACGCTCAATACCCAAGAAGTTAACGACCGgtcctaaatatatatatgtatatattttaaaaaattaaaaaaaatcaatgtgTAATCTAAAAAAAGGCCAAAATAACGAGAAAATAAGGAATGATCCtacaaatctatatctacatattttaaaatcgtaaaatttaaaaagaaattatcttTTAAAGAAAGctcaaaaaatcgagaaaatcaTGAACAAccccacaaatctatattttatattttaaaaattcaaaaaaacgaaaaacaactcaaaaaatacagaaaattaCATTCAGCAGTGGATCATTATATGGCCATCTGATTGAGCCCACCATATActtactttcatatatatatatatactagtcgtAGTGCCCGTGTGTTATACGGGAAAGAACATGATTcgtttatattttaattatacaaaatattgttataagttgttaaaaataatattttaaaagcaATAACAATATAGTATATTACTATTATACATGTAAGACTaatgataatattattttacaaGTAAGATAACGAAAAAAATTAGTACATTAGTACAAATGAAAgagataaaaaattgaaaaactcaTGTCTGCAAATTTGAGATGAGATGCATAAAACGAATTCCAACCAGGTTACATCATGGTAATACATCGTATCTCACATTAACTATATACATAAATTGGAgaatcaaaaaattttacaaaagtCTACATGTTAGAAAAGCAAATAATGGAAGAACTCACATTCATGTCTAATGGAAGGCGTACCAAAATAAGGCTGTGTGCATACGAAAAATCGAAGAACTCGCATCTAGTGGTGGTAATATCTTTCATAGCCAAATCGGTATGtccactatttatatatagataacacatcatatttatatctataaaagaatatatgatctgatttactttttgaaaaacaaatatGATCTTTCGTGATTTGTTTTATAGAgatcttttcataaaatatctttaattatgaaagtaaaaaattgaaaaataacaattgttctcataaatttatatttatatttatatctatatgtttaaaaaaattaagaacttCGTCTTCTAAAAAGTTATAAAcatcaagaaaataatgacaatctcacaaatatatatttatatatataaaagcttttaaaaataaaaattaaaaaattcctTTTATAAAAAAGCTAAAAAATCAAGAATAATGACTAAttccacaaatctatatttatatagttttaaatttaaaattttaaaaattggaaaaatctttttcaaagaaagctaaaaaaagagaaaataatgattggtCCCACAAA from Punica granatum isolate Tunisia-2019 chromosome 3, ASM765513v2, whole genome shotgun sequence includes:
- the LOC116200138 gene encoding uncharacterized protein LOC116200138 isoform X1, whose amino-acid sequence is MGRPKNSLLPSHNNTNLGLAESSNGIRHHLVDHPSRDVENGEAGFLGSVFGFLRQFMSRGKIDGGSRSEAEEKVYSWLYALAKSNRDLVFEYVQSTERGLSFAEAERRLKENGPNAPLDNTFLSWWHLLWSAFFHPFNIILIVLSVLSYITSDNPNGCIMLVLVFISVSLRFYQEYSSSKAAMKLSEFVRCPIKVQRCAGRVVQTELVVQVDQKDIVPGDIVIFEPGDLFPGDVRLLSSTHLVVSQASLTGESVTTEKTADIQEDDSTPLLDLRNICFMGTNVVSGCGTGLVVSTGSKTYMSTVFSSLGKQKPPNDFEKGVRRISYVLVGVMLVVVTIIILTVFLTSRNLSESFLFGISVACALTPQMLPLIVNTCLAKGALAMAKDRCVVKSLTAIRDMGSMDILCIDKTGTLTMNQAIMVDHLDSWGTQREEVLRFAFLNSYFKMEQKYPLDDAILAHVYTNGFRFQPSKWAKVNEIPFDFIRRRVSVIIETESAATGRNKKSLERFMVTKGALEEVLKVCSYIDSFDNGGIIPFSFEECQRILNLSEEISNEGLRIIGVAIKKIAMQPNNKRKNEDGTVDSESDMVFLGLITFYDPPKDTAKQALWRLAEKGVKAKVLTGDSLSLAIKVCREVGIRTTHVITGPELELMDQESFHETVHRATVLARLTPSQKLRVVQSLQMVGNHIVGFLGDGINDSLALDAANVGISVDSGASVAKDLSDIILLEKDLNVLVTGVERGRATFGNTMKYIKLSVIANVGSVLSLLIATLFLQFEPLTPRQLLAQNFLYSIGQIAIPWDKMEEDYIKKPQKWSQKDLPIFILWNGPLCTLCDVATLMFLWFYYNADQVSQDVFFRSGWFIEGLLMQTLIIHLIRTEKIPFIQEVAAWPVILSTVVISSIGIAIQFTIIGSVMGFGTVPLSYFGFLVVLFLGYFTIGQVIKRLYILVYKRWL
- the LOC116200138 gene encoding uncharacterized protein LOC116200138 isoform X2, with amino-acid sequence MGRPKNSLLPSHNNTNLGLAESSNGIRHHLVDHPSRDVENGEAGFLGSVFGFLRQFMSRGKIDGGSRSEAEEKVYSWLYALAKSNRDLVFEYVQSTERGLSFAEAERRLKENGPNAPLDNTFLSWWHLLWSAFFHPFNIILIVLSVLSYITSDNPNGCIMLVLVFISVSLRFYQEYSSSKAAMKLSEFVRCPIKVQRCAGRVVQTELVVQVDQKDIVPGDIVIFEPGDLFPGDVRLLSSTHLVVSQASLTGESVTTEKTADIQEDDSTPLLDLRNICFMGTNVVSGCGTGLVVSTGSKTYMSTVFSSLGKQKPPNDFEKGVRRISYVLVGVMLVVVTIIILTVFLTSRNLSESFLFGISVACALTPQMLPLIVNTCLAKGALAMAKDRCVVKSLTAIRDMGSMDILCIDKTGTLTMNQAIMVDHLDSWGTQREEVLRFAFLNSYFKMEQKYPLDDAILAHVYTNGFRFQPSKWAKVNEIPFDFIRRRVSVIIETESAATGRNKKSLERFMVTKECQRILNLSEEISNEGLRIIGVAIKKIAMQPNNKRKNEDGTVDSESDMVFLGLITFYDPPKDTAKQALWRLAEKGVKAKVLTGDSLSLAIKVCREVGIRTTHVITGPELELMDQESFHETVHRATVLARLTPSQKLRVVQSLQMVGNHIVGFLGDGINDSLALDAANVGISVDSGASVAKDLSDIILLEKDLNVLVTGVERGRATFGNTMKYIKLSVIANVGSVLSLLIATLFLQFEPLTPRQLLAQNFLYSIGQIAIPWDKMEEDYIKKPQKWSQKDLPIFILWNGPLCTLCDVATLMFLWFYYNADQVSQDVFFRSGWFIEGLLMQTLIIHLIRTEKIPFIQEVAAWPVILSTVVISSIGIAIQFTIIGSVMGFGTVPLSYFGFLVVLFLGYFTIGQVIKRLYILVYKRWL